A stretch of DNA from Mycolicibacterium celeriflavum:
CCGGTGACCAGTGCTGTCTTGCCGGCCAGCTTGCCGCTGAAACTCATTGCGATTCCGCCATTCTCATGACATGTCCAAGCACGTCGGGGTACTTCTTGAGGTGAGCACCGCCGTTGAGGTCGAGCACCTCACCGGTCAACCAGGACGCGTTCGGGCTGCACAGGAACACGACCGCGTCGGCGATCTCCTCCGGTCGTCCCGCGCGGCCGAGCGCGGTGTTGTCGACGTAGTCCTCGACGAGGCCGGGGATCAGTGACGAGCCCTCCGTCAGTGGCGTCTCGACGAAGCCGGGCGACACGGCATTGACCCGGATACCGCGCGGCCCCATCTCCAGTGCCGCCACCTGGGTGAGCATCGACAGTCCCGCTTTGGCCGAGCAGTACGCGCTCATGCCCACGGCCGGTTGTCGACCATTCAGCGAGCTGATCGAGACGAGCGAGCCGCCTTCACGTAGCTTCTGGCCCGCGTATTTGGTGACGATGAACGCGCCGTTCAGGCAGACGTCGATTACCGACCGGAACTCGGTGACCGCCAGATCGGTGATCAACCCGAGGCTGCCGAAACCCGCGCAGTTGACCACGATTTCGAGTGGATCTGTC
This window harbors:
- a CDS encoding SDR family NAD(P)-dependent oxidoreductase; this encodes MSNGHTARNALVIGAASGIGWATAKALAAEGDRVTLADRNLDGAQARAAELGDPHTAAHVDVTDEASVQALFDATDPLEIVVNCAGFGSLGLITDLAVTEFRSVIDVCLNGAFIVTKYAGQKLREGGSLVSISSLNGRQPAVGMSAYCSAKAGLSMLTQVAALEMGPRGIRVNAVSPGFVETPLTEGSSLIPGLVEDYVDNTALGRAGRPEEIADAVVFLCSPNASWLTGEVLDLNGGAHLKKYPDVLGHVMRMAESQ